The Lacticaseibacillus pabuli region TGTTGTGATAAATTCCATTATTCTGTAATATTTAAGCTTGTGCGACGCGCACAACACATAGATCTTTTGGAGGAATTTCATCATGGTATTTTGGGCAATTTTATTCGCAGTTATGGCAATTGGTGCCATCGCCGCAATCATTTATCAAGTGGTTCACAAGCAGAACGCTGTGTGGCCGATTCTCATGGCAATCGTGTTCTGTTCATTCAGCCTCGCCTGCATGAACAGCTACCACAACCAGCAATCAGCCACTTCAAGTCCTGCGCCAAGTCAACACGAGGCAAAGTCATCAGACACGGACGCCACCGACGATGAGGACAGCGATACGAGAGACGAAGAGGCTGACGCATCATCCGATACCGATGATACAGAGGCCAGCTCATCCTCATCAAGCGCGACATCATCGTCAAGCACGACAACCAGCACGCCAAGCGCTAGTTACTCAGCACCGGCAGCTAGTAGTAGCTCATCCGCGACATCATCCAGCCACTACACCCCAACCGGCCGTGGTGTCACCAATAACCAACGCTCCGGTGGCGGTCGCAACTATGCCTACAAGCCAGTTCCCCAGACCGGCAGTAGTGAAACCGTCTACGTCAGTGCCAGCATCCCCGGTCGTTACCACAAAGATCCGAACTGCCGTGGCCTCCAGCGTTACGGCGGCGTGCAAACCATGACCTTATCCCAAGCACAGGCACAAGGCTACCGCGCCTTTTGTGCTTACGAACGCTACGGCAACTAGGTCGACGTCACTTCACAATCGTGACCATTAAATGCATAAATCGACAATATACAAAAACAAGCAATCCGGTTTTCACCGGGTTGCTTGTTTTCTTATCCTAAGAACGACGAGAATGTCGTATTTGTTTACTTCAATGACTGAATTCGACGCAATGCGTCGTACTTCGCGTCACTCGGAAATTGATCATCGACATCCCACCGCTTACTTGCAAGCACTACGAGTGCAAAAATGACCAAACCAATAATCGCTAGAATCATGATCAAACCCTCCTGTCTATATGGTGTGTCTCTCACACCGTCCGAATGCTATCTTAGTGGCTTTGCGTTCTTAATACAAGAATAATGCGCTAAGCATTGCATAAGACTTTAGACAGTTTCAGAAAAAGAGCTTGCTCATAAATTTGCTTATATCTAAGCAATCTCTAAGCATGTTGCTTAGAAACTGCCCATTAAACACAAAGAAGCGTGAATCGACAACTCGACTCACGCTTCTGTTTTGAATTCTTATTTTACGATAACAATCGATTAGACGCTGGCACCGCCGCCGCCGGAGGATCCACCTCCGAAACCGCCGCCACCGCCAAAACCGCCACCGGAGCCGCCGCCCCAGCCGCCGCGGCCGCCACTGTTCAGCAGACTGCCCAGCAGGAACCAGCCCAGGCCGCTACCATCACCGCGACGCCGACGACCACCACGATTACCCGGTCCGCCGCCACCAGAAAAAATGATGAGAATGACAACGATGATGACGACAATAATGCCGCCCAGTTTACCAATTAGGTTGTCGGTGCTGTTGTGCGCATCACGGCCCCGGTACTCATCGTACTGGTTCTGACTAATGGTATGCGTATCTTCCTTATAGCCGTAGTGTTTATCCACCATGGTCGCAACCGAGTTGAACACGTTACGCAACGAAACATTGGTCTTGTCCTTGCTGCCCGACTTCAGGCCTGACAGGTTATCGTTTAGAATTCGGCCAGCCGTGGCATCGGTAAGATAACCTTCAGCGCCGTAGCCGACTTCAATGCGGACATTGCGTTTGCCGCCATTTTCGGCAAAGAGAATGAGAATTCCATTATCCTTGCCCTTTTGGCCGATGCCCCACTTGCTAAAGAGGTCGGGAGCATAACTGTCAATGTCATCCCCACCCGTCGACTTAATGGCCGCCAGCACAATTTGTGGCTTGGCCTTTTTAGTCTGATAGGTGGCATTTTTATCCTGAACAAGTTGCTTCGTTTCACTGTCTAAGAGGTTAATCCCGTCATAATAATTGGTGTCGGGCCTGCTGGGCATGCTCGCGGCATTAACCGATTTAGGTGCGATACCAATGACGATTAAGGCTGCGGCAATGAACCCCAGCAGCCATTTATACTTGGCACGCATAATTTAGCCTACTTTCCGGTATCGAGATCGACCTTTGGCACCTTGGCTGCCTTCGCATCAGCCTTGAAGTAAG contains the following coding sequences:
- a CDS encoding TPM domain-containing protein, producing MRAKYKWLLGFIAAALIVIGIAPKSVNAASMPSRPDTNYYDGINLLDSETKQLVQDKNATYQTKKAKPQIVLAAIKSTGGDDIDSYAPDLFSKWGIGQKGKDNGILILFAENGGKRNVRIEVGYGAEGYLTDATAGRILNDNLSGLKSGSKDKTNVSLRNVFNSVATMVDKHYGYKEDTHTISQNQYDEYRGRDAHNSTDNLIGKLGGIIVVIIVVILIIFSGGGGPGNRGGRRRRGDGSGLGWFLLGSLLNSGGRGGWGGGSGGGFGGGGGFGGGSSGGGGASV